Proteins encoded in a region of the Isosphaeraceae bacterium EP7 genome:
- a CDS encoding BMC domain-containing protein, with product MATIQRSGQRALPGSNGSGEALGLVETKGLVGVIEATDAMLKSANVTLLGRVSIGAAFITTLVRGDVGSVRAAVEAGAEAASRVGELVSAHVIPRPSEDVLKTFLG from the coding sequence GTGGCGACCATCCAGCGAAGCGGCCAGCGTGCCCTCCCCGGCTCCAACGGCTCCGGCGAGGCCCTCGGCCTTGTTGAGACCAAGGGCCTCGTCGGCGTCATCGAGGCGACCGACGCCATGCTGAAGTCGGCCAATGTCACCCTGCTCGGCCGGGTGAGCATCGGCGCGGCCTTCATCACCACCCTCGTCCGCGGCGACGTCGGCAGCGTCCGCGCCGCCGTCGAGGCCGGAGCCGAGGCCGCCAGCCGCGTCGGCGAGCTGGTCAGCGCTCACGTCATCCCACGCCCCTCCGAGGACGTCCTCAAGACGTTCCTCGGCTGA
- the mutM gene encoding DNA-formamidopyrimidine glycosylase — MPELPEVETMVRGLRPALVGREVRAVEVHDPSMLQGIDSEEFTRQVGTSLVKSVFRRGKWVVIELDEDRGLIVIQPRMTGGFWLIPADRPAHVRLTFRIVGSDLPVLFCDARRLGKIAWYANEEIAEAAFARSHGPDALAIGADDLLARLAKTSRPIKPTLMDQKVLAGIGNIYADETLFRARIHPERPASSLKAAEVGRIHAAIGAVLSEAIAAEGSSFDAGYRTVLGLEGGFLALNAMYGREGKPCPGCGEAVQKRKIAGLIGRPTYLCPTCQPLKPKVRTTRKPV, encoded by the coding sequence ATGCCAGAGTTGCCGGAAGTCGAGACGATGGTCCGGGGTCTCAGGCCTGCCCTGGTGGGTCGAGAAGTCCGGGCGGTCGAGGTGCACGACCCCTCGATGCTCCAGGGGATCGACTCCGAGGAATTCACCCGTCAAGTCGGCACGTCCCTGGTTAAATCAGTCTTCCGACGCGGCAAGTGGGTCGTCATCGAGCTCGACGAGGACAGGGGATTGATCGTCATCCAACCCCGTATGACTGGAGGCTTTTGGCTTATTCCGGCCGACCGACCCGCACACGTGCGCCTGACATTCCGGATCGTCGGGTCGGACCTTCCCGTCCTGTTCTGCGACGCCCGACGCCTGGGCAAGATCGCCTGGTACGCGAACGAGGAAATTGCCGAGGCCGCCTTCGCACGGTCGCACGGGCCCGATGCGCTGGCGATCGGGGCGGATGATCTGCTGGCCCGGCTGGCGAAGACCTCCAGGCCGATCAAGCCGACCCTGATGGATCAGAAGGTGCTGGCGGGGATCGGCAATATCTACGCCGACGAGACGTTGTTCCGGGCTCGGATCCATCCCGAGCGGCCTGCGTCGTCGCTGAAGGCGGCCGAGGTCGGCCGGATCCATGCCGCGATCGGTGCGGTGCTGTCCGAGGCGATCGCGGCGGAGGGGTCGAGCTTCGACGCGGGATACCGAACCGTCCTGGGGCTGGAGGGGGGGTTCCTCGCACTCAACGCCATGTACGGCCGGGAGGGGAAGCCCTGCCCCGGGTGCGGCGAGGCGGTCCAGAAGCGGAAGATCGCCGGGCTAATCGGGCGTCCGACCTATCTTTGCCCGACCTGCCAGCCGCTCAAGCCGAAGGTTCGGACGACCAGAAAGCCTGTCTGA
- a CDS encoding DeoR/GlpR family DNA-binding transcription regulator codes for MLAETRRKRLMELITNQGFATLEELVRGLGVSESTVRRDLEALDAAGAIRRTHGGAVVPGEGRAMPALEDRSTTAQDEKRAIGQAAAALVEDGDTILLDGGTTTLEVARALAHRPVQVVTNSLPIAQLLTSSKDIDLILVGGYVYPRTGVAMGPLATATLQGIRVRHAILGAGGIVADGVYNSNGLLVETEREMMACAQDVMIVADRSKFGRISLSWLCGFDAIRLLVTDPGLPDEYRSLLEAAGVQIKIATPDVEPADVARGNGLARVNGTGTRDHA; via the coding sequence ATGCTCGCCGAAACCCGCCGCAAAAGGCTGATGGAACTCATCACCAACCAGGGCTTCGCCACCCTGGAAGAGCTGGTGCGCGGCCTCGGTGTCTCGGAGAGCACGGTCCGCCGCGACCTGGAGGCGCTCGACGCCGCCGGGGCAATACGCCGGACGCACGGCGGTGCGGTCGTCCCGGGTGAGGGGCGGGCAATGCCTGCCCTGGAAGATCGGTCGACCACCGCACAGGACGAGAAACGGGCCATCGGCCAGGCCGCCGCCGCCCTGGTCGAGGACGGCGACACAATTCTGCTGGACGGCGGCACGACGACCCTGGAGGTGGCCCGCGCCCTGGCCCACAGGCCGGTGCAGGTCGTCACGAACAGCCTGCCCATCGCCCAGTTGTTGACCTCGAGCAAGGATATCGACCTGATCCTGGTCGGCGGTTACGTCTATCCCAGGACCGGCGTGGCCATGGGGCCGCTGGCCACAGCGACGCTTCAAGGCATCCGGGTGCGTCACGCCATCCTGGGCGCCGGAGGGATCGTGGCCGATGGGGTGTACAACTCCAACGGCCTGCTGGTCGAGACCGAACGCGAGATGATGGCCTGTGCCCAGGACGTGATGATCGTCGCCGATCGGTCGAAGTTCGGCCGGATCTCGCTGAGCTGGCTCTGCGGCTTCGACGCCATCCGCCTCCTGGTCACCGACCCGGGGCTGCCCGACGAGTATCGGTCGCTGCTGGAGGCCGCGGGCGTCCAGATCAAGATCGCCACGCCGGACGTCGAGCCTGCCGACGTGGCCCGAGGCAACGGCCTGGCACGCGTCAATGGAACGGGAACGAGGGACCACGCATGA
- a CDS encoding BMC domain-containing protein: MASSSLEALGMIETKGFVALVEASDAMLKAANVELIGWDKIGSGLVTAFVVGDVAAVKAAIDAGAAAASRIGEVVSVQVIARPHEDLGGVLTFAKPASPAAAITTSNTKEGA, encoded by the coding sequence ATGGCCTCGTCCTCGCTTGAAGCGCTCGGCATGATCGAGACGAAGGGTTTCGTGGCGTTGGTCGAGGCCAGCGACGCGATGTTGAAGGCCGCCAACGTCGAGTTGATCGGCTGGGACAAGATCGGCAGCGGCCTGGTCACGGCCTTCGTCGTGGGCGACGTCGCTGCGGTCAAGGCGGCCATCGACGCCGGTGCGGCCGCGGCCAGCCGGATCGGTGAGGTCGTCAGCGTCCAGGTCATCGCCCGCCCGCATGAAGACCTCGGCGGCGTGCTCACCTTCGCCAAGCCGGCGTCCCCCGCCGCGGCGATCACCACCAGCAACACCAAGGAAGGGGCCTGA
- the pduL gene encoding phosphate propanoyltransferase has product MSTLASRENVESIVRAILRDRLKTSTPAPSNGEARATAATGYTPNLVVNISARHCHLKQEDVDVLFGKGYQLTELKRLYQSTDFAANETVAVVGPRQRMIPGVRILGPCRPFSQVELSFTDSISLGIELPVKLSGDVEGTPGCLLIGPAGSLVLPFGVIRAERHVHMGPKDAEYYDVKAKDRMSLRIHSSCPTTLEGLLVRTHPDWKLEVHIDTDEANCSDLPNASKVELIKS; this is encoded by the coding sequence ATGAGCACTCTGGCCTCGCGGGAGAATGTCGAGTCGATCGTCCGGGCGATCCTTCGCGACCGCCTCAAGACCTCGACGCCCGCCCCCTCGAACGGCGAAGCCCGCGCAACTGCCGCGACGGGCTACACGCCGAACCTGGTGGTGAACATCTCGGCGAGGCATTGCCACCTGAAGCAGGAGGATGTCGATGTCCTATTCGGCAAGGGCTATCAACTGACCGAGCTGAAGCGGCTCTATCAGTCGACCGACTTCGCCGCCAATGAGACCGTCGCCGTCGTCGGGCCTCGTCAGCGAATGATCCCCGGCGTGCGGATCCTCGGCCCCTGCCGTCCGTTCAGCCAGGTTGAGCTGTCCTTCACGGACTCGATCAGCCTGGGGATCGAGCTGCCGGTGAAGCTCTCGGGCGACGTCGAGGGGACCCCCGGCTGCCTGCTCATCGGGCCGGCCGGGAGCCTGGTTCTTCCCTTCGGCGTCATCCGCGCCGAGCGGCATGTCCACATGGGCCCGAAGGACGCCGAGTACTACGACGTGAAGGCCAAGGACCGGATGAGCCTGCGGATCCACTCGTCCTGCCCGACCACGCTGGAAGGGCTGCTCGTGCGGACCCACCCTGACTGGAAGCTCGAGGTCCACATCGACACCGACGAGGCGAACTGCAGCGACCTGCCGAACGCCTCGAAGGTCGAGCTGATCAAGTCCTGA
- a CDS encoding HAMP domain-containing sensor histidine kinase: protein MSYRSFKHLLGETSLERKCRYIFAGGIFFLVTFSFWWYGQKTEGLVIGQTTQAARRLVDQVLMMDHYKRNFSDVYNLPVISGMFDGIKGRDDLPNFEQHILSAYPIGKKAEEQKKLDAYERESLAIFLAAANTKTPPGVTRKPFSFPDNTPMERWQINEQKKQFQYVQAIQFRSGCFSGGCHGSREKADGKYELVKEDELAGAVVVGLPMDQTRKAIHQNRAFLITSALVTALIAMYGSATIVRYVIVKPLKHLRDVSDAIAAGKLNIRAHIQTGDDFEELSHAFNRMLHNLVAMQQELRQVNGDLDKKVDELAQANLALFEMNRLKSDFLATMSHELRTPLNSIIGFSEVLTGSDHLPERQKRYATNIQSSGKMLLGMINDILDLAKIESGKMEVRTEDFSIRDVCEALTSLMRPTAEKKEIDLECRLDEAIPLLRQDPGKIRQIIYNLLSNAVKFTPEGGKVTMKVAVEGRSVVLSVADTGIGIAEEDREKIFEKFRQVSGPDGPSSILTREHQGTGLGLSIVRELARLLGGDVHLESRLGHGSIFTVRIPLQLPGNRRFEVNVSDERIDLSKARRIEPRVPTLPVLQASHVPTGVVGPVPPPPRRSLLDPFSLRPKS, encoded by the coding sequence GTGTCGTACCGCTCATTCAAACACTTGCTTGGCGAGACGAGCCTCGAGCGCAAGTGCCGCTACATCTTCGCGGGCGGCATCTTCTTCCTGGTCACGTTCAGCTTCTGGTGGTACGGCCAGAAGACCGAGGGCCTGGTGATCGGGCAGACCACCCAGGCTGCGCGCCGGCTGGTCGACCAGGTCCTGATGATGGACCACTACAAGCGGAACTTCTCCGACGTCTACAACCTGCCGGTCATCTCCGGCATGTTCGACGGGATCAAGGGGCGGGACGACCTGCCCAATTTCGAGCAGCACATCCTGTCGGCCTACCCGATCGGCAAGAAGGCTGAGGAGCAGAAGAAGCTCGATGCCTACGAACGCGAGTCGCTCGCCATCTTCCTCGCGGCGGCGAACACCAAGACTCCTCCGGGCGTGACGCGGAAGCCGTTCAGCTTTCCCGACAACACCCCGATGGAACGCTGGCAGATCAACGAACAGAAGAAACAGTTCCAGTACGTGCAGGCGATCCAGTTCCGGAGCGGTTGCTTCTCGGGCGGCTGCCACGGCAGTCGAGAGAAGGCGGACGGTAAGTACGAGTTGGTGAAGGAAGACGAGCTTGCCGGCGCGGTGGTCGTCGGCCTGCCGATGGACCAGACCCGCAAAGCGATCCACCAGAATCGCGCGTTCCTGATCACGTCGGCCCTGGTCACCGCCCTCATCGCGATGTATGGATCGGCGACGATCGTCCGATACGTCATCGTCAAGCCGCTCAAGCACTTGCGCGACGTCTCGGACGCCATCGCCGCGGGCAAGCTGAACATCAGGGCTCACATCCAGACGGGTGACGATTTCGAGGAGCTTTCGCACGCGTTCAACCGGATGCTCCACAACCTGGTGGCGATGCAGCAGGAGCTGCGGCAGGTCAACGGCGACCTGGACAAGAAGGTGGACGAGCTGGCGCAGGCAAACCTCGCCCTGTTCGAGATGAACCGGCTCAAGAGCGACTTCCTCGCCACGATGAGCCACGAACTGCGCACGCCCTTGAACTCGATCATCGGGTTTTCCGAGGTCCTCACCGGCAGCGACCACCTGCCCGAGCGCCAGAAGCGGTATGCGACGAACATCCAGTCGTCGGGCAAGATGCTGCTGGGCATGATCAACGACATCCTCGACCTAGCCAAGATCGAGAGCGGCAAGATGGAGGTCCGAACCGAGGACTTCTCGATCCGCGATGTCTGCGAAGCCTTGACGAGCCTGATGAGGCCGACCGCCGAGAAGAAGGAGATTGACCTGGAATGCAGGCTCGATGAGGCCATCCCCCTGCTCCGGCAAGACCCTGGCAAGATCCGCCAGATCATCTACAACCTGCTCTCCAACGCGGTGAAGTTCACGCCCGAAGGGGGCAAGGTCACGATGAAGGTGGCCGTCGAGGGGCGCTCGGTCGTCCTCTCGGTGGCCGACACCGGCATCGGGATCGCCGAGGAAGACCGCGAGAAGATCTTCGAGAAGTTCCGCCAGGTCAGCGGGCCGGACGGGCCGAGCTCGATCCTGACCCGCGAGCACCAGGGAACCGGCCTGGGCCTATCAATCGTCCGCGAGCTGGCCAGGCTGCTGGGCGGAGATGTCCACCTGGAAAGCAGGCTCGGCCACGGCAGCATCTTCACGGTGCGGATCCCGCTGCAACTGCCCGGGAATCGGCGGTTCGAGGTCAACGTCTCCGACGAGCGGATCGACCTCTCGAAGGCCCGTCGGATCGAGCCCAGGGTGCCGACCCTTCCCGTCCTTCAAGCCTCGCACGTCCCCACCGGAGTGGTCGGCCCGGTGCCGCCGCCGCCGCGACGCTCGCTGCTCGACCCGTTCTCGCTCCGGCCGAAATCCTAG